The nucleotide sequence CGCGCCACCTTGTCCGCCTCGCCGGCCGACTCGGCCAGCGCAATCATCCGCGCCAGCGTGTCGCCCAGCTCGCGCGTGCGGCCGGCCTTCTCGTACAGCTCCGCCAGGCGCGGCAGGTGCCGGCCCTCCTCGGCGCCGTGCGAGAGCGCCCCCTGCAGCGCCTCGGCGGCCTGCGCCGGGCGCCCCAGCTCCACGTTGAGGTCCACCAACTGGAGGAGCAGCTCCAGCCGCTCCGGCCCGCGCGCGCCCTGGATGCGCTTGCGCAGCAGCCCCTCGGCATCCGCCGCCCGGCCCGCGCGGCCGTACAGCTTCACCAGCCGCTGCAGCACCGCGTTCGACTCGGGCGCGCGGCCCACCGCCGCCTCCAGCGCGGCAATCGCCTCCGCGGCCAGCCCGCCCTCTTCCGTCAGGGTGGCCGCCTCGGTGAGCAGCGGCACCGCCAGCGCCAGGTCCTCCAGCTCGGAGGCCAGCGTGCGCAGCACCCGGCCCAGCTCCGCGTGGGCGGACAAGTCCCTCGCCAGGCGCAGGGCCTCCGCGCGGCCGCTCTCGTCGCGCGGGTCCTCGCGCAGCGCGCGCACCCGCACGTCGAAGGCGGCGCGGCTGTCGGCGAGCTGCTTCTCGTGGATGCTGGCCAGCAGCGCGAGGAGGCGCTTGCGCGCGGCCGCCTCGGTCGTGGCCTCCAGCTGCTGCTGCAGCGCCGCCACCTGCCGCTGGTGGTCGCCGGTGCGGCCGTAGTGCGCCGCCAGCGCCTCGGTCACCTCCACCGTGCGCAGGCCCGCGGAAGCGAGCCGCTCCAGGCCGCCCACCACCACGCCGGTGGAGACGTTCTCCGCCAGCAGGCCGAGGAAGAGGTCCGTCGCATCCTCCTGACGGCCCAGCCGCTCCGCGTACAGCTTCGCCTGCCGCGCGGTCCACTCGTTGCGCTCGAGCTGCGTCTCCGCCAGCCCCGCCAGCCGGCCGGCCAGCGCCGCCGCCTCGTCGAACTTCGACAGCGCCACGCACAAAGCCTGCAGCCGCTGCACCGCCGACGCATCCTCGGGCGCCAGCTGCACCAGCTGCCGCACCAGCGGCTCCAGCTCCTCGGGCGCCGCACCGGCCGCCTCGCGCCGGGACACCTCCGCCTCCAGGCGGGCCGCCGGGTCATCCGCCTGCGCCGCGGCCGACTGCAGCGACTTCACGGCCTCCGCCGCCGCCGCGTCACCCGGCACGCGCGCCAGCACCTCGCGCCACGCGGCCTCCGCGCGCGACGGGTCCGCCAGGGGGCCCTGGAGCAGCTGCGCCAGCTGCCGCCACAGCGTCGCCGCCACCTCGGCCACCGGAGCCGCCTGCGCGGCGCGCTGCAGCGCCAGCGCCAGCGCGGGCTGCGCCTGCGCCTTCTGCGCCTGCTCCACCACCGAGCCGAGCAGCAGCGGCCGCCCGGGGTCCAGCTCCAGCGCCCGCGCCAGCACCTCGAAGGCGCCGCGCGCGTCGTCCTTCTCCTCGAACATCAGCGCGAGCGCCTCGCAGAAGGCCACCCGCTCGGCGCGCGGACGCGGCGCCAGCAGCGCCAGGTCCAGCAGCGGCACCACCGCCTCCAGCTCGTCGTCCTCCGCCAGCAGCCGCGCCAGCTGGAAGGCCGCCAGAGCTTGGGAGGCGTCCAGCTTCAGCGCCGCCTCCAGGTGCGTGCGCGCTGCCGCCGGGTCCTTCAGCTGCGTCAGGCACAGCTCCGCCAGGCGCAGCCGCATGGCGGCCTGCCCCGACTTGTCCTTCACCGTGCCCAGGTAGCGCTCCAGCACCGCCACCGCGTCCGCGGCGCGCCCCTTCTCCAGGAACTGCTCCGCGGTGAGGCTGGCCGCGTCCGCGCGGGACGGGTCCGCCGCCACCGCCTTCTCGAAGGCCGCCAGCGCGCCCTCCGCGTCGTTCAGCTTGCCCAGCCGCAGCGTGCCCACGCGCAGCCACAGGTCCACCTGCGCGGCGCGGTCCTTCACCTCGCCCGCCATGGCCTCAATCTGGGCAATGGCCGGAGCGAAGTCGCCGCCGGCGCGCTCCGCCAGCTTCTCGATGAGGGCGAGGCCCTCGGGCATGCCCGGCCACAGCAGGAAGCAGCGGTCCAACGCCTCCTTCACCTTGCCCGTGGCGCCCGAGTCGTACCAGGCGAACAGCTTCGCCACGAGCAGTGACAGGCGGGCCGCGCTCTTCCTGTCGCGCTCCTCCAGCGACATGCTGCGCAGCATGCGCACGCGGTCTCTCCACGTGTGCTCGAAGCGCTGCAGCGCGCGCGTCGCCTTCTCCAGGCGCGCGTTCTGCGGCTCAATCGCCCGCGCCACGTCCAGCACCCTGTGCGCCAGCGCGTGCTCGGTGGGGTCGTCCACCAATCGCTCCGCCAGGGCCGCGTACTCCTCGGCCATGCCCGCGTCGCCCAGCGCCTCGCGCTCGCGCTCCAGCGCCTCGAAGGCCGGCTGGAAGAGCTGCTCGGACAAGAGCAACTGGCGCACGCGCCGGAAGACGGCCCGGTCCGGCTTCGCCCGCGCGGAGCGCTGCAGGCACAGCACCGCCCTGTCGCGGCGGAACAGCTTCTGCTCGTAGAGGTCCGCCGCCTTGAGGTAGTGGCCCGCGCCCTCCTCGCCCTGCGTGGCGGCGCCCAGCCGCTCCAGCACGTCGGCCAGCGCGGCCGAGTCCTGTCGCGCCTCGTGCAGTCGCTTGAGGCCGCGCAGCGCCGGCAGCGGGTCCTTGGCGACGAGCAGCGCGCGCTTGAGCAGCTCCTCGGCGCGGGGCGCGTTGCGCTGACGCTCGTGCGCGAGCTCCGCCGCACGGCACAGCAGGCGCACGGCCTCGTCCGAGGGCACGTCGCGAGAGCGCCCTTCGTAGAGGCGGATCAGCTCTTCCACGCGGCCGGCTTTCTCGAGAGCGGCTTCTGCTTCCACGAAAGTCCGGTCGTCGGACACGCGCAGCGTGGGTCGCGGGGGAGTCGGCTGTTGCATGGGGAGGCGGACCTTGGGGGTGAAATGGAACGCAGCGGGGGCGCCAGCGACCGGACTCTACCGGTCACAAGCGCCCCCGAGCAATCATGCAAAACCCGCCAAACGGCGGGAATCATTGGCTTTCTTGCTACCCAGCCGAGGGAGCGTTCGGAGGCGTCTCGCCACCCTCGCCACCCTCCGCGTCGGCCGGGTCTGCCGGGGCCGGCGCCACGGTGGGCGTCTCCGGCAGGGCGTTCGCCCGCTCCAGGCCGGCGGTGTCGCCGAGCTGGGTGTAGAGGGCGACGGCCTTCTCGCGCTGCTGCAGCTCCTCCGCGAGCTGGGCGGCGCGAGCCACGTTGCCGAGCTTCTCGTGCAGCGGGAGCGCCTTGTCCTTGCGGCCGGCACCCTCCCACGCCTCCGCCGCGGCGGCGGTGTCGCCGAGCAGCTCCAGCCACCGGGCACGGCCGGCCGGCTTCTGCTCCGCCTCGGCGCGGGCCAGCTCACGCTGGGCCAGCTCCTTCGCCTCGTCCTCCAGCTTCAGGCGCTGCATGAAGTGGAAGGCCTTGGGCGGAGGCAGCGGGCTGAGCACCTCCACGGCCTCGCGGCGCTGGCCCACCGCCACCAGCAGGGTGGCGGCACCGAGCCGGTCCCCGCGCTCCACCAGGCCTTTGACCTCCAGGCCGCGGATGCGGTTGGCGCTGGCCATGTCCCGGGAGCGCTCGTACGACTTGCGCGCCAGGGTGAGCTTGCCGGCACGCTCGTACGCGAGCGCCGCCTGGTCGAACTGGCGGGCACGCTCGTACAGCCGGGCGACGTTCTCGAAGTCGCCCTTGCCCACGTAGTGCTCCATGAGGAGCTCGTAGGCGCCGGCCTTCTCCAGCGTGGGCGCGAGCTGGTCCGGGGGCAGCGTGCCCACCAGCCGGCGGGCCACGTCGTTGTTGCCACCGGACAGGGCGTTGCGCAGGGCGCTCTTGAGGTCTCCGCCCGCCTCGAACAGGCGCGCGGCCTCCGCGAAGCTGCTGTTGCGCTCGTACATCCGGGCCGCGTCACGCGTGCGGCCCATGCCCTCGAGCTGCTTCGCCTGCTCCTCCCAGGTGCCCGTCAGCTCGGGCATCGGCGGACGCTCGCCCCGCTCGGGACGGGGGCCCCGCTCCGGGCGCTCACCGCGCTCGGGACGCGGGCCACGCTCCGGACGAGGGCCCCGCTCGGGACGGTCGCCACGCTCACCGCGCTCGGGACGCGCCCCACGCTCGGGACGCGGGCCCCGCTCGGGACGGTCACCCCGCGCCTGGCGCTCCTCCCTCGGAGCCGCCGCGGGCTCCTCGACTTCAGGACCCGGCTGGCGGCCGCTGGCGGTGAAGGCCGTCTCAGCGCGCTCGCGGTCGCCCGCCGCGCGCCAGACCTGGCCCACCAGGAACATGACCTCCGTCCAGGCGTCGAACTTCTCCTTCGCGGGGTCCACGGCCGGAGCCGCGGGAGCCGCCGGAGCAGCACCCTCGGCCGGGGCCGCGCCTTCCGTCGGCTCGGCACCCTCCGCCGGAGCACCTTCCGTCGGAGCAGCCTCGGCCGGAGCCTCCGCGGGCGCAGCGTCCTCCGCCGGAGCAGCAGCCTCGGCGGGAGCAGCGGCGTCGGGCGCGGGCGGCTTGGGCTGCCGCTGCACGCGCAGCATCGTGGTGATGAGGCGACCCTTGGTGTTCAGGTCCAGGTCATCCAGGGACTTCAGGCGCATGGGACGCAGCGAGCGGACGATGGCCTGCAGCGGCCCCCGCTCGGCGGCGAAGTCCATCTTGGAGAGCGCCTTCTCCAGGGTGCTCAGTTCGGCGATGACGCGCTGACCGGGGCCGACAGGGCCCTCGTCACGGTCCCTGCGCCCGCGGCCGTCACCCCGCCCTCGGCCTCCGTCTCTTCCTCCAGGACCGCCCGGACCACCCCGGCCGCCAAAACCTCCGCCGCCGAAGCCACCACCCGGACCCTCACGGCGCGGACCCTGGCCCGGCGCACCCCCGTCACGACCACGCCCACCACCGGGGCGCGGCCCACCGCTTCCATTCTCCTGAGGCACGTCTTTCTCCCGCTAGAACGCGTAGCGAATGTTCGGCGCCACCGCGAACCCGAGCGAGCCTCCGGAAACGAGGTAGTTCCCCGTCACCTCGAGCCCCACGGAAAAGTGGCGCAGCCTTGTGTAGTACTCCACTCCGGGCCCGGCAAACACAAGAATGTCGGATTCGGGGAGGAGACGCTTCGGCGAGAACATCGCATAACCCGCGCCAGCGCGGACGTAGAACCACGTGCGCTTCACTTCCTGGCTGTCGGCCAGGCCGTACACCCGGGCGCGCAGCACCGCGCCGGGGACCATCGACGAGAAGTCACCGGACACCGCGCCGCCTGAGTTGCCCACGTAGTCGGCGCTCGTGCGGATGCTGGAGCCCATGATGAACAGGCCCACGGACAGGCGCTCGCTCAGGTCCACGCCCACCTCGACCTGCGCCATGGGGCCGGCGGAGAACGGCCGCGGCGTGCCCTCGGGGGCCGGCGGGTTGGTGACGAACAGCGGGCCACCCAGTACGGCGAAGTACAGGCCCCGCTCGATTTCATCGAACGTGACTGCGGGGCGGTCCCCGGTGTTGGCGGGGGTGGGCTGCTGAGCGCTCGCGACCATGGGGAGGACGAACACGGCGCACAGGGCAAGGGGGGCGAGGGCTTTCATGCGGTCCTGACGTTGGCGCGGCCCCCGTGGGGGACGGGAGCCGGAGGAAACACCGCGGGCGGGCCGGCTTCTCGGCCCACCCGCGGAAACTGAGTGACAGCCCGACGTTACTCGCCGGCCTGCTTGAAGATGAACGGATAGGTGACGACGACCACGCCACCACCCTTGGGCTCGGGGAACTTCCAGGTGCGCACACGGCCCGCCACGCACGTCTCCAGGTCCGCGTTGCCCGCGGTGGACTGGGCCACCGAGGACGTCGCCACGGAGCCCGTCGCGGTGATGACGAACTTCACCGCCACCTTGCCTCCCAGCTTCGGGAAGCGGTTGAGCAGGCTCTCGTAGCAGTAGCGGATCTGCCCGCGGTTCATGTGGATGACCTTGCGGATGAGCTCCTTGTCCAGCGAGCCCATGACCTCCGGGTCCGACGAGGTGATGCCGACGTCGACGCTCTGCTTGCCGCCGAGCACGCCCACGCCATTGCCGTAGGCGCCGGTGCCGCCGCCACGGCCCTTGGTGCCGATGCCGCCGATGCCGACGGTGTCACCCGTGCCGCCGCCGCCACCGCCGGAGCCACGCAGGCCCAGGCCGCCGAAGCCGCCAGAGTCACCCGCCTTGGCGCCGAACATGTTGCCCATGGCGTTCTTCAGGTCGCCGCCCAGGCCGGCCTTGCCGAAGACGGTGGAGATGCCGCCCTTGCCGCCGCCGAAGATCTTCGCGGTCAGCGCGCGGGCCTCGTCCTTCTTGTTCGGGTCGCCCTTGGGCGCGGTGCGGTTGTTGGTCTTGGGCGAATCCTTCTTGCCCATCTGACCCTCGTCACCGCGGCTCTTGGCCGCCATCTCGCCGCTCTTCTTCGCCTCCTTCTGCTGGTTGAGGCGCTCGAGGAACTTGTTCTTCTGCGTCTCCGGCGGCTTGATGATGAGCTTGGCGATGCGGGCCTGGTTGGCGGACAGCTCGTCCGAGTACTCGTCGCCCTCACCCGTGCGGTTGAGCGCGGTGATGACGAACGCGGTCGCCAGGAAGAACATCACCAGGAAGATGTTGAGCGCCGTGTAGTCCAGCGTCTCGCCCAGCGGCGCCACGACGCGCTTGGGCACGGGCTGGAAGGCGACCTCCAGCGAGACGCCGCCCAGGTCGACCCAGAAGAAGTCGTCGGCCTCCAGCGTCAGCGTGTACGCGTCACCCTCGTGCGAGGCCTTGCCGGACTCGATGACCGCCTTGAGGTCCCGCGTCTCGCCCTTGCGGTGCAGCTCGCCCTTCATCTTCCCCGTGAAGCGCACGGAGTAGGCCTGCCCGTCGGCGCGCAGCACCTCGAACTTCGGCGCGCCCAGCCGCGAGTCGCCCATGATGAAGTCCACGCCCGCGGTGCTGCCCACGGTGAACGAGCGCTTCGCCCCGGGAGGGATGAAGAACTCGCCCACGCGCTGGTCACCCCACGCGAAGCGCAGGCCCACGCCCTGCGGCCCGTTGGACTTCGTCTTGCGCACCGTGCGCACGCGCGGCGCGGCCTCCACCGGAGCGGCCACGGCCGGCTCGGCGGCGGGCGCCACCGCGTTCTGCTGGGTGGCGGCGAACGACGCGTCCAGCGCGCCCTCGGCCACGGCATCGGCGGGAGGCGTCATGGCCCCCGCGGCCTGCGCCAGCCCGGCCGCGGGCGAAGAAGCGCCCAGCACCGGGTTCTTGTCCGTCGTCTCGTCCGTACCGGCGACGGCGACGGCCAGGTTCACCGCGGCCACCGCGGCCGGGTTCTCCAGGCGGATGGTGGTGCCACCCACGCGGATCTCGTCACCAAAGGACAGCTGTCCCTTGTTGACCCGCTTGCCGTTGACGTACGTGCCCTCGACGCTGCCCATGTCGATGATGGACATGGCGCCGTCGGTGGCGACTTCGATGACGGAGTGGATCCGACTGACCTTCTCGTCCTCCAGGCACAGGTGCGCGGAAGAGAGACGACCAATCTTGATGATGTCGCGCTCGTAGTCCTTTGAGGCGACCAGCGAGTCGCCCTTGAAGACCTTGAGTGTCAGGGGAACGGCCATGAGGGCTCCTACGTAAGGTGGGTGTTGGCTACAGACAACGCTCGCGCCGGCGGGTTCCCGCCAATGCGACGACGCCTACAGCTCCCCCACGGACTGCATCACCTTGTCCTCGAAGTCCTCGCGGATGCGGATGAGGTTCGAGTGCTTCACCTTGTCGCGGGCTTCGATGTACTCGCCGTCCGGCTTCGTGAGGTCACCCTCGATGGTGTCGTCCTCGAAGTCGATGTTGGTCGTCTTGGAGTAGCGCACATTGCCCTCCCCGCCCCCACCACCGCCCTCCGACTTCGCCGCGTCGTCCTGGGCAAGGGCCGGAGCCACCGAGAACATCGCGCACAGCATCAGCGCCTTCCGCATCACTGCCTCCCACGAGGGCCCCGTCGGGCCCGTGCCACACCGCCTCCCCCAATAAGGGGAAGGCGCAAGGTTCGCATCATCCCCCGAGGCCCCGCCAGCGCGAAGGCACCCGTGGGCAACACCGCTTTCACAGCAGGTCGTCTTCCGGCTCCGCCGGATCCGCCGTGCCTGCATTCTTCTTTTCAGGGGCCCCACCCGCCGGGGCGGCCGGAGCCTGGGGCGCCGCGCCGCCAGCCGGAGTGGCCTGGGGGGCGGTGCCGGTGGAGGACGCGGGCGTCACGGCGCCGCCGGG is from Pyxidicoccus xibeiensis and encodes:
- the gltG gene encoding adventurous gliding motility protein GltG; protein product: MAVPLTLKVFKGDSLVASKDYERDIIKIGRLSSAHLCLEDEKVSRIHSVIEVATDGAMSIIDMGSVEGTYVNGKRVNKGQLSFGDEIRVGGTTIRLENPAAVAAVNLAVAVAGTDETTDKNPVLGASSPAAGLAQAAGAMTPPADAVAEGALDASFAATQQNAVAPAAEPAVAAPVEAAPRVRTVRKTKSNGPQGVGLRFAWGDQRVGEFFIPPGAKRSFTVGSTAGVDFIMGDSRLGAPKFEVLRADGQAYSVRFTGKMKGELHRKGETRDLKAVIESGKASHEGDAYTLTLEADDFFWVDLGGVSLEVAFQPVPKRVVAPLGETLDYTALNIFLVMFFLATAFVITALNRTGEGDEYSDELSANQARIAKLIIKPPETQKNKFLERLNQQKEAKKSGEMAAKSRGDEGQMGKKDSPKTNNRTAPKGDPNKKDEARALTAKIFGGGKGGISTVFGKAGLGGDLKNAMGNMFGAKAGDSGGFGGLGLRGSGGGGGGTGDTVGIGGIGTKGRGGGTGAYGNGVGVLGGKQSVDVGITSSDPEVMGSLDKELIRKVIHMNRGQIRYCYESLLNRFPKLGGKVAVKFVITATGSVATSSVAQSTAGNADLETCVAGRVRTWKFPEPKGGGVVVVTYPFIFKQAGE
- a CDS encoding DEAD/DEAH box helicase, with translation MDFAAERGPLQAIVRSLRPMRLKSLDDLDLNTKGRLITTMLRVQRQPKPPAPDAAAPAEAAAPAEDAAPAEAPAEAAPTEGAPAEGAEPTEGAAPAEGAAPAAPAAPAVDPAKEKFDAWTEVMFLVGQVWRAAGDRERAETAFTASGRQPGPEVEEPAAAPREERQARGDRPERGPRPERGARPERGERGDRPERGPRPERGPRPERGERPERGPRPERGERPPMPELTGTWEEQAKQLEGMGRTRDAARMYERNSSFAEAARLFEAGGDLKSALRNALSGGNNDVARRLVGTLPPDQLAPTLEKAGAYELLMEHYVGKGDFENVARLYERARQFDQAALAYERAGKLTLARKSYERSRDMASANRIRGLEVKGLVERGDRLGAATLLVAVGQRREAVEVLSPLPPPKAFHFMQRLKLEDEAKELAQRELARAEAEQKPAGRARWLELLGDTAAAAEAWEGAGRKDKALPLHEKLGNVARAAQLAEELQQREKAVALYTQLGDTAGLERANALPETPTVAPAPADPADAEGGEGGETPPNAPSAG
- the cglF gene encoding adventurous gliding motility protein CglF, yielding MRKALMLCAMFSVAPALAQDDAAKSEGGGGGGEGNVRYSKTTNIDFEDDTIEGDLTKPDGEYIEARDKVKHSNLIRIREDFEDKVMQSVGEL
- the cglE gene encoding adventurous gliding motility protein CglE, giving the protein MKALAPLALCAVFVLPMVASAQQPTPANTGDRPAVTFDEIERGLYFAVLGGPLFVTNPPAPEGTPRPFSAGPMAQVEVGVDLSERLSVGLFIMGSSIRTSADYVGNSGGAVSGDFSSMVPGAVLRARVYGLADSQEVKRTWFYVRAGAGYAMFSPKRLLPESDILVFAGPGVEYYTRLRHFSVGLEVTGNYLVSGGSLGFAVAPNIRYAF